The DNA window ATTTATCACATTATATTTATTTTAGATCACTAAAAGCAAAGTTGCAATAATTAATTATTTGTTAGATTATATTCAAACTATAGGCTCTAACTAGTCCTAGATGTTAAGAAATTACTACTAAATCATTGATTTTTTCTTTAGCCACTTTACCACCATATCGCAAAGAGTAAAATTACTACTAAATCTAAAATCATACAAACGAGAAAAAATGCTTTTAAAAGAACTAATAAGCTAGTAAGAATTTCATGATACACATAATCTCTGCAACTAACACAGATGATACCTTCTTGTAGTAGAGATAAGAAATTTCTAACGGCATATCTTTTATAGCAGTAGTTTTATCAAAGTCTTCATAAAACTCAATTTATCATTTATAAAGGAAAATATTATTTCTTTTTCATCACTTTCAAATAATCTTATTTTCTTAAAAAAGAGAATTAGAAATAATAACAAAAGTAGGTCGAAGAAGAGAGGGTATGGGAAAGGATCAAGAAATACTTCATAAACGAAAATTATTGGAATTAGTGATAATACAACTAACTCCTTTCTCCCTAATTCAAATACTTTAGTATATAAAGAATACCATAGGATGAATGAAGAACTAATTATTGAGGATAATAATTGAGAAATAGCTCCTCCTAAAATCCCTAACCTAGGAATTAGAATAAAGGATGTAGTAACCACTGTTAGTCCAGTAACTATTGACAAGAAGGTAAATGGCCTCAAATTTCTCTTGAAGGCTATAATTAACTGAGTTAGAATATTTATCGGCATAGTAAGAGTAAGTGTTAGTAGTAATATTGTAATCACTGGCAAACCACTCTTATAAGCTGGGAATAAAATTGGAACTAGATAATACGCAATTGGTAAAGATAAGATTGAAGCGATAAACGACATTATCGCAGTAACCTTAAACGTTATTTTACTCATTTTTAATTCACTCTTACCTTTTGCTTTATAATATGAGGAAGACGTTAATAGAGCATAATTTGCGGCATTAATCATCATACTAGGTACTCCAG is part of the Sulfolobales archaeon genome and encodes:
- a CDS encoding oligosaccharide flippase family protein — its product is FFIFTAKITEPAFFGKIAIIQLLEVMTSFYAILNTNIIVREVSYMYAQNNIEKRFLSTVLITPFLVSPFFLILLIFPNYVKLTIPYLILYLFYAYSGSVLAGLNRFTEGSIIGIIFLVIRWGFSLVAVIYHNIYLFILIWTLGGLLTSLSSFLIIHNHVKGLPLVFDYNIFKKVFKEGLPFYLSNFSNFLSSQGDRVTTAYLLGSADLGIYQFSALLSGVPSMMINAANYALLTSSSYYKAKGKSELKMSKITFKVTAIMSFIASILSLPIAYYLVPILFPAYKSGLPVITILLLTLTLTMPINILTQLIIAFKRNLRPFTFLSIVTGLTVVTTSFILIPRLGILGGAISQLLSSIISSSFILWYSLYTKVFELGRKELVVLSLIPIIFVYEVFLDPFPYPLFFDLLLLLFLILFFKKIRLFESDEKEIIFSFINDKLSFMKTLIKLLL